TACCGCATGGAATCCACCGACCCTGGTGAAATGATGCCCGAACTGGGCCGAAAAACCACCCACACCGAAGGCGTAGCGCTGGTGCGGGAATGGATCAGGTCGTTGAAATGATTTTTTCTCAAAACCGCACCCGAAACACCGTCTTTCCTTCGTGCTCGGTATGGAGCGAAAGCCCGAAACCGTGATTGAGCAGAATCTCCCGAATGAGCGTCAGGCCAACGCCCTGCCCGTTGCGTTTGGTGGAGAAAAAGGGACTGAACAGGCGGCCTTCAATGCTTTTCGGGATACCCTTCCCGGAATCAACGATCAGCAATTGCGGCGGTTGCGGAATGGTCTCAAACGTAATGACCCCGTCGGTTTCGATGGATTCAATGGCATTTTTAACCACATTGATGAGGACCTGCTCCATTTGCGATTCGTCGGCAGCAACCGGCACTTCTGCCTCACTGAGGTTAAATTCAAAATGAATCCGTTGTCGCTTGGCCATTGACGACATCAGGTTGGCCGTTTTAACCACCAACTCATTCATATTCAAAAGCTCTCTATGCGGCACCGGCAGGCGCACGACATCGGCAAAGCGCCGCATGAATTGGTTCAGGTTTTCGTTGCGGTCGCGCGCTATCTGTAGGGCTTCGGCCACGTCGGGTGGGTTTTGTTCCAGCGAAAGGGTCGTATCCAGAATCGAATTTACCGCCCCGACCGAGTTGTTCACTTCGTGCGCCATCATTCGGATCACTTTACCGTAAGCATTCTTTTCGGCGGCCAGAATTTCGGTTGTCAGTTCTTCCAACATGATAAAATAGCGCGGAAACCCCCGATCCATGAAGTGCGCTTTTTGGCATTTATAAGTTTCCAACCCGTTGAAGTTGATGGTCCGTGACTCGCCCGTTTTCAACCGGCTGAGTGCCTGCAGCACAGGATGCTGAATCGACGCCAACGGACGGTGCAGCACCGCATCGGCCGTAAGGGCCAACATCGCCTGTGCTTTCGGGTTGATCACGGTAATGTGTTCGTCAAAGTCCATCATCAGAATCCCCGTGGGTGAAGTGTGGATCAGTTTTTCGAGAAAAAAATGTTGTTCTTCCTGCCGGGTACGTTCGGTGCGCAGTTGATCGATCATCTGATTGTAAATTTCAATGAGCCGGTCCATCTCATACTTGCCCGTTTTCAGAAATTTAACGTTAAAATCGCGGTCTTTGATGGCTTCAATGCCTGTCATGAGCAGATTGAGCGGCCGGATCATTTCATTATATAACTGCCACGCAATGAACAGAGAAAGCAGCATAAAAACTTCGGAAGCAATGAAAAGCAACGGCTGCTTTTTGAAAATATACAATGATAACCCCACCGCCACCAAGTGAATAATGACAATAAAGGCAATGAATTTGGTCCTTAGTTTCATATCTTTAATCCTGCATTAGCGCTCAACATCTGATGGATTTAGCACAACATTATCAACAGCTCCGGACGCGTTCCGTTCAGCTATTTGAGTCGGGATACTTTGAGTATGATGCCCTGGTTGACGCGCCCGCAGATTCGCGCCGGGGCATTACGCTTTTGGCACGCCCGCCGCTGCATGTGCGAGAGGCTATCCAACGCATGCTCAATGATATTAAAGGGACAGCGCCTGAGCAATATTACTACCCAATCACGGATATTCATTTGACGGTTCTGTCAATTATTTCCTGTTACGAGGGTTTCAGCCTTGCGCTCATCGATCCGGTACGGTACGCAACCATGGTCCGTGAAGTGATCCGTGACCACCAATCCTTTAAAATACACTTTCGCGGAATGACCGCTTCGCCAAGTTGCCTGCTTATTCAGGGCTTTCCGTTGGACAGTGCATTACAGAAAATACGCGACGACCTGCGCCGGCACTTTCGGAACTCGGACCTGCAACATTCCATTGATAAACGTTACACTATTCAGACGGCCCATTCTACGGTGGTTCGTTTCCGAACCCCCTTTGTACAGCCCAAGGCATTTATCCAAAAAATAAAGAACTATGAAGAAATAGCGTTGGGGACATTTGAAGTATCTGACTTGGAACTGGTCTTCAATGATTGGTACCAAAAAGCAGAAAACACAGCAGTACTCGAACGATTTTGTTTGGGATAATAAAGGACTGAATTGAAAGTCAGCATTCGATAATCCGATCATTCTTCATCAAACGGGATGCTGTATTTTTCCAACCGTCGGTACAGGGCCGAGCGCGTCAGGCCCAGGGCTTTGGCTACACGGGCGACTTTACCCCGATGAAACTCCATGGCACGCCGAATCATCTGAATTTCCATTTCTTCGAGCGTCATGCTGCCCACATCGGGAAAGTTGGATTTTGGATTTGCGATTTCGGATTTACGATTTTGTGATTGATAATTTTGCTCAAAATCAGCAATTCCCAACACATCGCCGGTACTGACCAATATGGTGCGCTCCACCAGGTTTTTGAGTTGGCGAATATTGCCGGGCAAGTTGAGTTGTTTGAGCCACTTCAGCGCGTCGCGACTTACCTCCAAGTGAGGACGACCGTAAATGGTGCGCAGGTTATTGACAAAAAAATCGACCAATAGCGGAATGTCCTCGGGCCGTTCGCGCAGAGACGGTAAGTAGATCGCAATGAGATTGATACGATATAGCAAGTCCTCCCGAAATGTACCATTGCCCACCATTTCTTCCAAATTTCGGTTGGTTGCACATACCACCCGCACGTCCAGCGTTTTGGTCTTACTGCTTCCCAGTATTTCGTAGGTTCGGTCCTGCAATACACGCAGTAACTTGACCTGACTGCTCAGTTCCAGCTCACCGATCTCGTCCAAAAAAATGGTGCCGCGATTGGCCAACTCAAAGCGGCCGGTACGGTCGTAGCGCGCATCGGTAAAGGCCCCGCGAATGTGTCCGAACATTTCAGATTCAAACAAACTTGTCGAAATACCGCCCAGGTTCACTTTTACAAAAGGCCGCCTGGCACGTTGGCTGTTTTGGTGGATAGCTTCGGCAATGAGCTCTTTTCCCGTGCCGCTTTCGCCCATGATCAGCACGGAGGCATCGGTAGCCGCCACCCGCCCGACAGTTTCCAGTACCCGCAGCATGGCATCTGACTGTCCGATGATTTGCCCGAAATCATACTGCCGGTCCAATTGACGCCGACTCACCGGCGCCGAAGCACTGCGTTGTTCGCGACTCACTTCGTTGGGGCTTTGTTCATGTGCGCTGCGCAGCGCCAGCGCGGTCCGAACCGACTGCATCAGGTGCGTATTTTGCCAGGGTTTACTGATGAAATCAGCCGCTCCGATCTTCATTCCTTTGACGGCCAGATCAATCGTAGCCCAACCCGTAATGAGAATCACGGGCACCTGCGCATCCCGCTGTCGGATCTGCGCGAGCAGATTCAGGCCATCGTCCCCGGAGGTATCGTTGGAAAAATTCATATCGAGCAGCACCAGCTCGATCGCGTTTTGGGCCAGGTGCGCAAGGGCTTCTTCAGGCGTTTCGGCCGTCACGACGCCGAACGTCTCTTTACGCATCAGCAGCGAAAGAGACGTTCGAACGGCAATATCATCATCAACAATCAGAATCATACCTTATTCTTCGTGCAAAACGGTCGCGGGCTGCATGATTGACGCCTGACGACTGGGATAAAAAGCGCAAATGGTGACCAGCAAATATACCGAAATTACGGCCATTAAAATCCCAAAAAGGTACACTTCGGCTTCAACATCAAATACATTCAGCAAGGGAAACTGCACCGCAAAGAACACCCCTAAGACCAGACCAAACGTAGCAATCACGGCCGTTTCACCGATAAAATGCCCCAGAATAGCCCCCTGCGTAGCCCCCATGGCACGCCGTACGCCGATTTCCTGCTTGCGGCGGCTGATGGTTTGGAATAACACTCCAAACAGCCCTAAGGCGACGTTGAACACCAAAAAACTGCACACAATGAACAAAATCAGGACGGGCACCAGCACCAGGTTATTACGATTGGATTTCATATTATTCATCTGCTGGATTTCGACCGACCAATCTTTGCCCAAACGCGCCACTTCTTTGGCAATTTGAGCCTCCAATTCGGCTCCGCTGCCTTCCTGCACCTTCATGACCATGGTGTCATCCGAAATATCAGAGGGTTGAAACATACACCCGGAAAGCCCCTGAAAATCATCTTTATGTTTAAAATAATCCACCACACCAACCACTTTCATTTTCGAATCGTTTGAGCCGGGCCCGTCACCGTTGCCCAACGTTTTGCCCAAGGCACTTTCGTTTCCAAACAATTTCTCCTTCAGATATCGGGTAATAACGATAGGATGATACTTGCCCGCTTTATCGGTTTCGTTAAACCAACGTCCTTCGGAAATCCGCATAGTCATCACCCTAGGAAAATCAGGCTCAACGCTCATGATTTCGCTCATTGTACTCTTCTTGTTGTACTCAATATTGTTGTTTCGGGAACTGAATGTAAAAGGGGCGTTAGCACTTGTAAAGGCAAAGCTATGCACCGCCTGATAGTGTTTCATTTGCTGCCTGACCAGCTCTTTATATTCAGCTTTGATGGTGTCGTTGGGCGCATTAAAGTTGATAAAAGCAACCCAAACATTATCGGTTTCAAGGCCCGAAGGTTGGGCGTAGTTTTGGTAATTATAAATACCGAGCGACCAGACGGCGAATAGAATGAGAAAGGAAAAGAAAATCTCGAACATCATTAACGCGTTCATCTTTTTCCGTTTCCAGATAAGTTTAAATAAGTGTTTTACCATGGCTTCTTAATTTTTGAGGGCTTCTACAACTTGTAATTTTGACATGCGCCAGGCAGGATATACGCCCGACAAAAGCCCGAAAAGCAAACTGACAAGAATGGCAACGGAGAAAACTTTCCAGTTGAAATTCAAATCAATATAAGCGATCAGGTTGCTGTTGTTCAGATAATAAATAATGCCCAATGACAAAAACACAGCGATCACTCCACCGATAAGCGTCAGGATAATATTCTCAATCACAAACTGCATGACGAGTGTCCCGGAAGAAGCGCCAAAGGCTTTTCGGACACCGATTTCGGAAGCGCGCTCCATGATACGACTCATGTTTATGTTGACCAAATTAATGGCTGGCAGCGACATAAACAGAAATGCGATACCGAACAGGATGGTAAAGACAAAACCCAAGCCGTTGTTTTCGCCATCTCCTTTAAACTGTTTTGTAAAACCGGTGACATAGGAATCGGCAGAAACATACAACTTATCGGGCCTAAACCATTTATCGCCCGTTTCGGTCACTTTGATCTTTGAAGCAACGGCGTCAAATTCCGACTGTAATTTAGATATATCCGACGGGGTGTCGGGCAGGATGATCGCGGCAAAGTCACCGCGTAAATCCACGTTTTTTAAATCTGCTTTGGAAGTATTATATGGGAAATACAAGTCAGAAGAAACATGGATCCGCGTAATCGGGCAACCGCGCACTACCCCGATGATGCGGTAGCTTACATTATCAATCTCAATCATTTTCCCTACCGCGGGCTGTCCTTTGCCCACGTATTCATCGCGGACGTGGTCGTTAATAACGACCACGTAGTCATTATTGGCGATGTTTTTTTCGGTATAATTTTTCCCTTCCAAAAAATCAAAGGACGTAACGTCCCAAAAATTACTGTCGGTATACCGATACCGAACATTCAACTTATGGTTATTGAGGTATATATTAATGGTATTAGGCATCGAAACCGCCGCAATTCGAGCGGGTGTTTTGAGCGTTCTAACGTAATTATTGATAAACGAAAAGCTGACGGGCCCGGAGCTTTGTCCTTGATTTTTGGTATCTTTTTGCTTCAGATTCCAGATATACAAAGAACGGTCGCGGTTGATTTCAGGGTAACCGGGTGCGATCAAATGATCAAGAAATGCCGTAGCCACTACCAGAATAGTGAGCGTCAAACTGATGCCGAATAAGCTGATAAACGTGAAGAATTTCCGACGTTGCAGCACGGCAAGGGTGATTTTGAGATAATTGAGCAGCATAATTAAGAAACTTGAGAACCGTCAAACAATCGGATTAAGCGATGCGTACGTTTGGCCATGTTCTCATCGTGCGTTACCATGATGATGGTGGCGTTGTCCCGTTCATTGAGCGTGGTCAGGATATCCATGATTTCATTGCCCATGTTGCTGTCCAAATTTCCCGTGGGCTCATCGGCCAAAATGATCTGCGGCTGCCCTACAATGGCCCGCGCAATGGCGACCCGCTGCTTTTGTCCTCCCGAAAGTTGATTGGGATAGTGCTTCATCCGGTTGCTGAGCCCTACTTTTTCCAACGCTTCACTTGCCAATCGGCGCCGTTCGGTGCTCGAAACCTTACGGTACAGAAGCGGCAGTTCAACGTTGTCCAGCACCGGCAGGTCATTGATCAGGTGAAAACTCTGAAAAATAAAACCCAATGTCTGATTGCGAAAATGCGCCAACTGACTGTCGGGCAAGCCATTGGTATGTTTTCCGCCAATTTCCACGTTGCCCTTGGAAGGCTCATCCAACAGTCCGATGATGTTGAGCAGCGTACTTTTGCCGCAGCCCGAAGGGCCCATAATGGAAACAAATTCTCCTTTTTCAACGCTCAAATTGATGTTGTTGAGCGCAACGGTCTCTACCGTGGCTGTCCGATAGACCTTTTCGATGTTCTTTAAATGAATCATAGTTTATTTGTGGTTTGACCCCACCCTAAATCCCTCCCCTGTAGGGAGGGACTTCAAATACCCCCTCCCTACAGGGGAGGGCCGGGGTGGGGTTATTTCAATTTGCTTTCTGTTTCAAAATCATACAATGTCAATTGCCGCAGCTTATAGTAAGCGCCCCAATAATCACGCAGTGCATAGATATAATCGCGCTTGGCCTGGTCTTTTTCTGTAAAGGAAATGCTCAGATCGGTAATGCTCAGATTGCCCAATACGTAGCGGTCCTGTGCGATGCGGTACTTTTCAGACGCTATGCTGTCGGCCTGAACCGTGAGCGAAAGTTGGTCGCGGAGCATTTCAAACAGCGTGACCTGAGTATAAATTTCCTGTTGAAAATTCTGCTTGTCCTGCTCTACCGCGTATTGCGTCAGTTGACGCTGCGCTTGGGCGGTTTTGGTACGGGATTTAGAACGTCCCCAATCCAAAATCGGAATGTCCAGTTGTAATTCTACGGTTTGTTGGTCTTGAGGCCGACGATACAATTCAGGTACGGTAATGCCCCGATTCGAAAAACCCAAGGTCCCGGTAAGAGTGGCATTGAGCCCATTGTCACCCTTGGCTTTGGCCACGGCGCGTTCTGCCTCCAGTGTTCTGCGACCAAAGGCAATCGCATCGGCCCGGTTGGCAAACGCCTCCCCGATGGCTCTTTCAGAAGAAAGCGCCAAAGCGACGGGCTGATCGGGAGTTTCTAACTCAATTTTTCCTTCTGCCTGAAGACCGATATAAGCCTTCAGATTCAAAGAGGCCATTTCCAGATCACGCTTCGACACCCCCACTGCTTTGCGGGCTTTGAGCAGTTCGAGTTGCAGTTGCAATATTTCATTACGTGTATTTTTGCCCAATGCATACTTCTCGTCAGCTACTTTGAGAATACTTTGGGTATTGATCAAATTGGTTTCGGCAATCTGCAAATTGACCTGCGCCAACAGCAGATCAAAGAATAATCCACTCGCCCGCAACGAAATCTGTTCCAATGACTCGACGTAGGTTTGTTGGCTTTCATTGAATTTGAGCGGTTCGATTCTCTTATCCCATTTAAATGAGTTAAAACGCAGCAGCGGCTGCAAATACCCAACGGCAAAAGGCGTACCGTTGTAAAGGGTATTTTTTCGGTCAAAATCATCAAACCGCTGCAATTGTGACGTCGCATAAATACTTCCGCCCGTTGCTGCAATGCTTTGACTCAATGAGAGATTTAGCGAAGAATTATTATTGCGAACGGGCTGAAACTGAATCGTGCCGTCGGGCTGACGTACCTCAATAAACGACCGGCTGAACGCGGGCAAATTGCCGCTTAGGGTTAACTGAGGCTTGTAGTTCGACAAAAAAGTACGGTATTCCCAATACTTTGTTTCTTTAGTGGTAGCCGCCTGCCGCGCCGAAATGGATTGGTCTCTGGCCATTTGAACGACTTCCGAAAGCGTAAGCTTAGTAGGCTGGGCAAAACCGAAAGGAGAAAAAAACACACACAAAGCCAAGATTAAAAATCGTAAGGGCCGGGCGAGGCGGCGTACCGCTTCCTTCTGCCCGGCTTGAACAACTAAGTCCACCAAGGGTTCCGCACAATTTTTAAGTCTGAACTTGTCTAAACTTCTGTTATTCATGGCTGTAACTATTCTAAATCATTTCACTTTAAGTTATTGATTCACTCAGACCTGCCGAGGGAATTCCAGCAGAGGCAAACGGAACGCCGCCCGGCCCGTTCCCTACCTTACCTGATCTCCAACTCTTTCACATTTTTATACTTGCTCATGTCTGACACAATGACGCGTTCGCCCACCCGAATCCCTTCTTTGATTTCAACAAAATCGAAATTAGCCAAGCCGATTTTAACCGTGCGGCGCTCGGCTTTACCGTCGGGGCGCAGCACAAAGACCTCCTGTACCGGCGTACCCGTAAAGCCCGCGCCGTTGGCTACCCGTAC
Above is a window of Runella slithyformis DSM 19594 DNA encoding:
- a CDS encoding sigma-54-dependent transcriptional regulator, giving the protein MILIVDDDIAVRTSLSLLMRKETFGVVTAETPEEALAHLAQNAIELVLLDMNFSNDTSGDDGLNLLAQIRQRDAQVPVILITGWATIDLAVKGMKIGAADFISKPWQNTHLMQSVRTALALRSAHEQSPNEVSREQRSASAPVSRRQLDRQYDFGQIIGQSDAMLRVLETVGRVAATDASVLIMGESGTGKELIAEAIHQNSQRARRPFVKVNLGGISTSLFESEMFGHIRGAFTDARYDRTGRFELANRGTIFLDEIGELELSSQVKLLRVLQDRTYEILGSSKTKTLDVRVVCATNRNLEEMVGNGTFREDLLYRINLIAIYLPSLRERPEDIPLLVDFFVNNLRTIYGRPHLEVSRDALKWLKQLNLPGNIRQLKNLVERTILVSTGDVLGIADFEQNYQSQNRKSEIANPKSNFPDVGSMTLEEMEIQMIRRAMEFHRGKVARVAKALGLTRSALYRRLEKYSIPFDEE
- a CDS encoding ABC transporter permease translates to MLLNYLKITLAVLQRRKFFTFISLFGISLTLTILVVATAFLDHLIAPGYPEINRDRSLYIWNLKQKDTKNQGQSSGPVSFSFINNYVRTLKTPARIAAVSMPNTINIYLNNHKLNVRYRYTDSNFWDVTSFDFLEGKNYTEKNIANNDYVVVINDHVRDEYVGKGQPAVGKMIEIDNVSYRIIGVVRGCPITRIHVSSDLYFPYNTSKADLKNVDLRGDFAAIILPDTPSDISKLQSEFDAVASKIKVTETGDKWFRPDKLYVSADSYVTGFTKQFKGDGENNGLGFVFTILFGIAFLFMSLPAINLVNINMSRIMERASEIGVRKAFGASSGTLVMQFVIENIILTLIGGVIAVFLSLGIIYYLNNSNLIAYIDLNFNWKVFSVAILVSLLFGLLSGVYPAWRMSKLQVVEALKN
- a CDS encoding ABC transporter ATP-binding protein, with the protein product MIHLKNIEKVYRTATVETVALNNINLSVEKGEFVSIMGPSGCGKSTLLNIIGLLDEPSKGNVEIGGKHTNGLPDSQLAHFRNQTLGFIFQSFHLINDLPVLDNVELPLLYRKVSSTERRRLASEALEKVGLSNRMKHYPNQLSGGQKQRVAIARAIVGQPQIILADEPTGNLDSNMGNEIMDILTTLNERDNATIIMVTHDENMAKRTHRLIRLFDGSQVS
- a CDS encoding TolC family protein; translation: MNNRSLDKFRLKNCAEPLVDLVVQAGQKEAVRRLARPLRFLILALCVFFSPFGFAQPTKLTLSEVVQMARDQSISARQAATTKETKYWEYRTFLSNYKPQLTLSGNLPAFSRSFIEVRQPDGTIQFQPVRNNNSSLNLSLSQSIAATGGSIYATSQLQRFDDFDRKNTLYNGTPFAVGYLQPLLRFNSFKWDKRIEPLKFNESQQTYVESLEQISLRASGLFFDLLLAQVNLQIAETNLINTQSILKVADEKYALGKNTRNEILQLQLELLKARKAVGVSKRDLEMASLNLKAYIGLQAEGKIELETPDQPVALALSSERAIGEAFANRADAIAFGRRTLEAERAVAKAKGDNGLNATLTGTLGFSNRGITVPELYRRPQDQQTVELQLDIPILDWGRSKSRTKTAQAQRQLTQYAVEQDKQNFQQEIYTQVTLFEMLRDQLSLTVQADSIASEKYRIAQDRYVLGNLSITDLSISFTEKDQAKRDYIYALRDYWGAYYKLRQLTLYDFETESKLK
- a CDS encoding sensor histidine kinase, which produces MKLRTKFIAFIVIIHLVAVGLSLYIFKKQPLLFIASEVFMLLSLFIAWQLYNEMIRPLNLLMTGIEAIKDRDFNVKFLKTGKYEMDRLIEIYNQMIDQLRTERTRQEEQHFFLEKLIHTSPTGILMMDFDEHITVINPKAQAMLALTADAVLHRPLASIQHPVLQALSRLKTGESRTINFNGLETYKCQKAHFMDRGFPRYFIMLEELTTEILAAEKNAYGKVIRMMAHEVNNSVGAVNSILDTTLSLEQNPPDVAEALQIARDRNENLNQFMRRFADVVRLPVPHRELLNMNELVVKTANLMSSMAKRQRIHFEFNLSEAEVPVAADESQMEQVLINVVKNAIESIETDGVITFETIPQPPQLLIVDSGKGIPKSIEGRLFSPFFSTKRNGQGVGLTLIREILLNHGFGLSLHTEHEGKTVFRVRF
- a CDS encoding 2'-5' RNA ligase family protein, whose product is MDLAQHYQQLRTRSVQLFESGYFEYDALVDAPADSRRGITLLARPPLHVREAIQRMLNDIKGTAPEQYYYPITDIHLTVLSIISCYEGFSLALIDPVRYATMVREVIRDHQSFKIHFRGMTASPSCLLIQGFPLDSALQKIRDDLRRHFRNSDLQHSIDKRYTIQTAHSTVVRFRTPFVQPKAFIQKIKNYEEIALGTFEVSDLELVFNDWYQKAENTAVLERFCLG
- a CDS encoding ABC transporter permease, translated to MVKHLFKLIWKRKKMNALMMFEIFFSFLILFAVWSLGIYNYQNYAQPSGLETDNVWVAFINFNAPNDTIKAEYKELVRQQMKHYQAVHSFAFTSANAPFTFSSRNNNIEYNKKSTMSEIMSVEPDFPRVMTMRISEGRWFNETDKAGKYHPIVITRYLKEKLFGNESALGKTLGNGDGPGSNDSKMKVVGVVDYFKHKDDFQGLSGCMFQPSDISDDTMVMKVQEGSGAELEAQIAKEVARLGKDWSVEIQQMNNMKSNRNNLVLVPVLILFIVCSFLVFNVALGLFGVLFQTISRRKQEIGVRRAMGATQGAILGHFIGETAVIATFGLVLGVFFAVQFPLLNVFDVEAEVYLFGILMAVISVYLLVTICAFYPSRQASIMQPATVLHEE